The sequence ACACAGCATTGCCATTTCAGCCGTCTGTTTTTCCAGTTTATACAGGAACGCTGCGGCTTTTTTCTCGGAAAAATTCTTGTACAGCAGCTTTACAATTTGGTTATAGTTTACACCGATAGAACGGAACTGGCTGTGAAATGAGGTCAACCTCATATAAAAATCAACCGTTCCTTTGTCAATCTGAATGGTCTTTATTGTCTTGTCAAAGATGCAGGACGTTATAAAGTGCGCCTTTACCTGCATACCTGATTTATCAAAAAGGGCAAGAAAGCGGGCGTGTTCCTGTTCGTTAAAGGAAATCGTATAGCGGATTGTCGCCGGGTCTTCTTTTGGGCGACGTCCGGTCTTTTTCAATTGCTTTTTGTTGTTATCGTTCATCACTAATCCATTTTAAAATCCATACAAAACCCTGACTTCGGAAGGTGTTTTCTGCCCCCTGCAAAGGGCAAGTTGTTTTGAGCATCGGAAATCATTCCGAGATGCTCAAAACACAACTTGCCGTGTTCCGGTGAACACAAAAATCCGCCCTGCGGGACGGATTGAATGTAACAGGGAAAAACGGCTCGATGCCGTTGCTGTTACCTCTTGATTTGTCAGGTGATGTTTGCATAAATCCATTAATAAAAATCATTTTACAAAGTAAGCCCCTCTTTACGAAAGCATTG is a genomic window of Chryseobacterium nakagawai containing:
- the mobA gene encoding conjugal transfer protein MobA codes for the protein MNDNNKKQLKKTGRRPKEDPATIRYTISFNEQEHARFLALFDKSGMQVKAHFITSCIFDKTIKTIQIDKGTVDFYMRLTSFHSQFRSIGVNYNQIVKLLYKNFSEKKAAAFLYKLEKQTAEMAMLCQKIIQITEKFEEEYLKK